Proteins encoded by one window of Salvia splendens isolate huo1 chromosome 14, SspV2, whole genome shotgun sequence:
- the LOC121764940 gene encoding 60S ribosomal protein L21-1-like — MPAGHGLRSRTRDSFSRAFRKKGPTHLTTYLRIFKIGDYVDVKVNGSIHKGMPHKFYHGRTGHVWNVTKRAVGVEVNKQVGNRIIRKRIHVRVEHVQPSRCHEEIQERIKRNDKLKAEAKAQGKIISTKRQPEGPKPGFMVEGATLETVTPIPYDVVNDLKGGY, encoded by the exons ATGCCGGCGGGTCACGGTTTGAGGTCGCGCACCAGAGATTCCTTCTCCCGCGCCTTCAGGAAGAAAGGTCCTACTCATCTCACTACCTACCTTCGGATCTTCAAAATCGGCGATTATGTCGACGTCAAGGTAAACGGATCTATCCACAAGGGTATGCCCCACAAGTTTTACCATGGCCGCACCGGTCACGTCTGGAACGTCACCAAGCGCGCCGTCGGCGTCGAAGTCAACAAACAG GTTGGAAACAGGATCATCCGGAAGAGGATCCATGTTCGTGTGGAGCACGTCCAACCCTCGAGGTGCCATGAGGAGATCCAGGAGAGGATAAAGAGGAACGACAAGTTGAAGGCTGAGGCCAAGGCTCAGGGCAAGATCATCAGCACCAAGAGGCAGCCGGAGGGACCCAAGCCCGGTTTCATGGTCGAGGGTGCTACACTAGAGACCGTCACTCCCATTCCGTACGATGTCGTTAACGATCTCAAGGGTGGTTACTAA
- the LOC121764939 gene encoding glutamate receptor 3.3-like — MSVFWIVLLSTLSLGIGVSSDGLSVNTSSRPVVVNVGAIFTFDSTIGRVAKLALEEAVKDINANSSVLKGSKFNVIFRNSNCSGFLGLVEALRFMETDILAVIGPQSSVVAHTILHVGNELTTPFVSFSVTDPTLSNLQFPYFVRATQSDLHQMTAVAEIVENYGWKEVIVVFLDDDYGRNGLSALDDALAARRCRVSYKAGIPPGIVSRSDIMDILVKVALTESRVIVLHTYPPTGFTVFSVAHYLGMMDDGYVWIATDWLASAVDSASPFQSAGMMEILQGVIFLRQYTPDSERKQAFSARWNKVTGGSLGLSTYGLYAYDAAWLLAHAIDSFFDQGGRISFSNDSNLLSTQGSKLHLDKMVIFDGGPLLLKTLMESDFVGLTGRVKFTDDRTLVLPAYEVINVVGTGLHRVGYWSNYSGLSTKAPEALYTHPPNRSTSSNQLKSVLWPGESIRTPRGWVFPNNGKQLRIGVPRRVGYKEFVSQVQGTNNSKGFCIDVFTAAVNLLPYAVPYQFVPYGNGIENPSYNELVKLITTGFFDGVVGDIAITTNRTKTADFTQPYAASGLVVVASVSKRNTGAWAFLRPFSPQLWAVSAAFFVFIGIVVWILEHRMNDEFRGTPKQQLITIFWFSLSTLFFAHRETTVSTLGRAVLIIWLFVVLIINSSYTASLTSILTVQQLYSPIKGIDSLRDGDDPIGYQVGSFAEHYLSEGIGIPKSRLRPLGSPEEYAMALKRGPKKGGVAAIVDERPYIELFLASQCQFRIIGQEFTKSGWGFAFPRDSPLAIDLSTAILTLSENGDLQRIHDKWLTTSTCSSDNTELESDRLHLKSFWGLYLLCGIACFLALVVYFIQIINRYRQAARDELTSSEGSSSRSKRIQTLLSLIDEKEDISRRDRKRRKLEMSLSENNQSERDQRDSNRNSFNTKS, encoded by the exons ATGAGTGTGTTCTGGATTGTTTTGCTTTCGACACTCTCTCTAGGAATTGGAGTGTCATCCGATGGCTTGAGTGTGAATACTTCTTCAAGACCGGTTGTTGTGAACGTTGGAGCGATATTCACTTTCGATTCAACGATTGGGAGAGTGGCTAAGCTCGCCCTTGAAGAGGCTGTCAAAGATATCAATGCCAACTCGAGCGTGCTTAAAGGCTCCAAATTCAATGTCATCTTTCGAAACTCCAACTGCAGTGGCTTTCTTGGCTTGGTTGAAG CTTTACGGTTTATGGAGACCGACATTCTTGCAGTGATCGGCCCTCAATCTTCTGTGGTTGCGCATACTATCCTGCACGTTGGTAACGAGCTGACAACGCCCTTTGTGTCGTTCTCTGTGACAGACCCGACTCTCTCGAATCTCCAGTTCCCCTACTTCGTTAGGGCAACGCAGAGTGATCTGCATCAGATGACTGCTGTGGCTGAGATAGTCGAAAACTATGGTTGGAAGGAAGTGATTGTTGTGTTTCTTGATGATGACTACGGGAGAAACGGGTTGTCTGCTCTGGATGATGCCCTTGCAGCTAGGCGCTGTCGGGTTTCCTACAAAGCAGGGATTCCTCCCGGGATTGTGAGCCGGAGCGACATCATGGATATACTCGTGAAAGTTGCGCTGACAGAGTCTCGTGTCATCGTCCTGCATACATATCCGCCTACTGGATTCACGGTGTTCTCTGTGGCGCACTATCTTGGGATGATGGACGATGGCTACGTCTGGATCGCCACGGATTGGCTTGCGTCTGCCGTGGATTCTGCTTCGCCTTTTCAATCTGCAGGCATGATGGAAATTCTGCAAGGAGTGATCTTTCTACGGCAATACACTCCGGATTCGGAGAGGAAACAGGCTTTTTCAGCACGGTGGAACAAGGTGACCGGTGGCTCGTTGGGCCTAAGCACGTACGGTCTGTATGCTTACGATGCTGCTTGGTTGCTTGCTCATGCTATCGACTCGTTCTTCGATCAAGGAGGGCGTATCTCGTTTTCTAATGATTCGAACCTGCTTTCGACTCAAGGGAGTAAATTGCATCTCGACAAAATGGTCATTTTCGACGGGGGTCCTCTCCTTCTTAAGACTTTGATGGAGAGTGACTTTGTAGGTCTAACGGGACGAGTCAAGTTTACCGACGACAGGACCCTCGTTCTTCCTGCATACGAAGTTATAAACGTCGTTGGGACTGGTCTCCATCGGGTTGGTTACTGGTCTAACTACTCAGGACTATCAACTAAGGCTCCCGAAGCTCTATATACGCACCCTCCCAACCGGTCTACTTCGAGTAATCAGCTAAAGAGCGTGCTTTGGCCGGGGGAATCCATAAGGACGCCCCGTGGTTGGGTGTTCCCGAACAACGGGAAGCAACTGAGGATTGGCGTGCCACGACGAGTTGGTTACAAAGAGTTCGTGTCTCAAGTCCAAGGCACCAATAACTCGAAAGGCTTCTGCATAGATGTGTTCACAGCTGCTGTAAACTTGCTGCCATATGCCGTCCCATATCAGTTCGTCCCCTATGGAAATGGCATCGAAAATCCGAGTTACAATGAGCTCGTGAAATTGATCACCACGGGA TTCTTCGATGGCGTGGTTGGAGACATTGCAATCACAACAAACCGGACAAAAACTGCGGACTTCACTCAGCCGTATGCTGCATCTGGACTTGTGGTGGTGGCCTCGGTTAGCAAACGGAACACGGGCGCTTGGGCTTTCTTGAGGCCGTTTTCGCCTCAACTGTGGGCGGTTAGTGCAGCGTTCTTTGTCTTCATTGGCATCGTCGTGTGGATTTTGGAGCATCGGATGAATGATGAGTTCCGAGGGACGCCAAAGCAGCAGCTAATAACCATCTTCTG GTTCAGCCTCTCAACTCTGTTTTTTGCTCACA GGGAGACAACGGTGAGCACCCTCGGGCGTGCAGTGCTGATCATATGGCTCTTTGTGGTTCTGATCATCAACTCAAGCTATACTGCGAGCTTGACGTCCATACTCACAGTACAGCAGCTCTACTCTCCGATCAAAGGGATTGATAGTTTGAGGGACGGGGACGACCCTATTGGGTACCAAGTGGGCTCTTTCGCGGAGCATTATCTGAGCGAAGGGATTGGCATACCCAAGTCGAGGCTTAGGCCTCTCGGATCACCGGAAGAGTATGCGATGGCTCTTAAACGCGGCCCCAAGAAAGGAGGCGTTGCTGCTATTGTCGATGAACGGCCGTACATAGAACTTTTCTTGGCAAGCCAGTGCCAGTTCAGGATTATTGGCCAAGAGTTCACCAAAAGTGGCTGGGGATTT GCATTTCCACGAGACTCTCCTCTGGCCATTGACCTATCAACCGCGATCCTAACCCTATCCGAGAACGGGGACCTTCAACGGATCCACGACAAGTGGCTGACGACAAGCACGTGCAGCTCGGATAACACGGAGCTGGAATCGGACCGGCTTCATCTAAAGAGCTTTTGGGGCCTCTATCTACTATGTGGTATCGCGTGCTTCCTTGCGCTCGTCGTCTACTTTATCCAGATCATCAACAGGTACCGTCAAGCTGCCAGGGACGAGCTCACTTCGTCGGAGGGCAGCAGCTCGCGCTCCAAACGCATCCAAACGTTGCTGTCGTTGATTGATGAGAAGGAGGATATATCCCGACGCGATCGGAAACGGAGAAAGCTGGAGATGTCGTTGTCGGAGAACAACCAAAGCGAAAGGGATCAGAGGGATTCCAACAGAAACAGCTTCAACACAAAGAGTTAA
- the LOC121765741 gene encoding probable protein phosphatase 2C 27 → MAGDSDNSPQFSDLGGVCSEDSGEVSVVKDETLENENESKQMLNRKPPRHSMNTAAFVSPANLMDLNLGGIGMKSPPEIKSSFLPVLRSGSCAEKGTKPSMEDLHICIDDLPQYLGEVADIPSPGAFYGVFDGHGGIDAAFFVREKLLKFIVEDPFFPVCLEKAIKSAFLRTDYAFSDDSSLDISSGTTVLTAFISGRKLIVANAGDCRAVLGKRGRAIEISKDHKPNCKSEKIRIEKLGGAIYDGYLNGQLSVSRALGDWHMKRPKGSASPLSAEPELQDMLLGEDDEFLILGCDGLWEVMSSQCAVSMARKELMLHNDPEQCSRELVREALKRDTCDNLTVVVICFSPDPPPRIEIAPSRVRRSISAEGLNLLKGALEGNL, encoded by the exons ATGGCTGGTGATAGTGATAATTCTCCTCAATTTAGTGATCTAGGAGGTGTTTGTAGTGAGGATAGTGGTGAGGTTTCTGTGGTGAAAGACGAAACTTTGGAAAATGAGAATGAGTCGAAGCAAATGCTGAATCGTAAACCACCACGCCATTCGATGAACACTGCTGCGTTTGTGTCTCCTGCAAATTTGATG GATCTTAATCTTGGAGGGATTGGAATGAAATCACCTCCAGAGATAAAATCGAGCTTCCTACCAGTTCTTCGGTCTGGAAGCTGCGCTGAGAAAGGAACGAAGCCATCTATGGAGGATTTACATATCTGCATAGATGACTTGCCTCAGTATTTAGGCGAAGTTGCAGATATCCCTTCGCCTGGAGCTTTTTACGGG GTATTTGATGGCCATGGAGGTATAGACGCTGCATTCTTCGTCAGGGAGAAGCTTCTTAAATTCATCGTTGAAGATCCGTTCTTCCCTGTTTGTCTGGAAAAAGCAATCAAGAGCGCGTTCCTCAGAACAGATTATGCATTTTCTGATGATAGTTCCCTCGACATATCGTCTGGCACCACGGTGTTGACTGCGTTCATATCCGGGAG AAAACTGATAGTTGCCAATGCGGGAGATTGTCGAGCTGTGCTGGGCAAACGCGGTAGGGCCATTGAAATCTCGAAAGACCACAAGCCCAACTGCAAATCCGAAAAAATTAGAATCGAGAAGCTAGGCGGAGCTATATACGATGGCTACCTCAACGGCCAGCTTTCCGTGTCGCGCGCCTTGGGCGACTGGCACATGAAAAGGCCGAAAGGGTCGGCCTCTCCATTGAGCGCAGAGCCGGAGCTGCAGGACATGCTGCTTGGGGAAGACGATGAGTTCTTGATCCTAGGGTGTGACGGCCTGTGGGAGGTGATGAGCAGCCAGTGTGCGGTCTCGATGGCCCGGAAAGAGCTGATGCTACACAACGATCCCGAGCAGTGCTCGAGGGAACTGGTCCGGGAAGCGCTGAAACGAGACACGTGTGATAACCTGACTGTCGTTGTTATATGCTTCTCACCCGACCCGCCTCCCCGGATTGAGATCGCCCCCTCCCGAGTGCGGCGGAGTATATCGGCAGAAGGGCTGAATCTTCTAAAGGGAGCTCTGGAAGGCAACTTGTGA
- the LOC121763372 gene encoding protein seele-like, whose translation MANFNMNSVLLITISIFAAAAYGIDDKCAACNAIAMELERGLSNEKPRNHLDMRHRLDSKGQRQGKLIDYRVSELRVVELLDGLCENMQDYTLEKVDSSRQWIKVKDWDNLKTNKQEARAYSKDISSFCGRLLEETEDELSERIKKGSVNAGEVSRVLCQDIGRYCSQTSGNRETMEDETGNEEL comes from the exons ATGGCGAATTTCAACATGAATTCAGTCCTGTTAATCACTATTTCGATTTTCGCAGCTGCAGCTTATGGAATTGACGATAAATGCGCCGCCTGCAATGCAATTGCT ATGGAGCTGGAGCGCGGACTCTCAAAT GAAAAACCGAGAAACCATTTGGACATGAGACACCGTTTGGACTCTAAAGGTCAGCGACAAGGGAAGCTAATAGATTACAG AGTCAGCGAGTTGAGAGTTGTTGAACTTCTTGATGGACTCTGCGAAAACATGCAGGATTATACTCTGGAGAAG GTGGATTCAAGCAGACAATGGATCAAGGTTAAGGACTGGGATAACCTTAAGACCA ATAAACAAGAAGCTCGTGCATATTCAAAAGACATTTCATCTTTCTGTGGAAG GTTACTAGAAGAAACTGAAGATGAG CTTTCAGAGAGGATAAAGAAAGGATCTGTTAACGCCGGAGAAGTAAGCAGGGTCCTCTGCCAAGACATCGGCAGATATTGTAGTCAGACAAG TGGCAATAGGGAAACGATGGAAGATGAAACCGGCAACGAAGAACTCTAG
- the LOC121765167 gene encoding F-box/kelch-repeat protein At5g42350-like: protein MASGELIDQERESLSVSKRLVRSMSQKWKRMGNRSEGCVEGDAAGVSLSCLTLYGRVGGCKVGADTGEEFGETGCRRWSSGSDEGKGYIAMCGNEEATVDCFSYGRKEKLWRKNNRRLLKSQERDSLNAHLPDDVLEMCLVRLPLRSLMNARLVCKKWRSLTTTRRFMQTRRECSFESPWLFLFGIVKDGFCMGEVHALDVSLKEWHKIDSPALKGRFLFSVSSILDNIYIVGGRSSLANSGRVDRSSFKTHRSVILFNPLSKSSRKVASMNHPRSSPVLGISEVKPNCLIIRNQVAQPERRFHRSRVGGVSDVYEDPHRLSVRRQTRSSQDENESSASFHSVKPHVQQKLENVRRSKEGRKFVLIAVGGLGSWDEPLDSGEIYDPASNKWTDIPRIPLDFGLACSGVVCNGIFYVYSESDRLAGYDIERGYWIRIQTTLTPSRVHEYTPKLVSCKGRLLMLSVSWCEGDGQIGRRNKAIRKLWELDLANHSWKAVSVHPDAPMDWNAAFVADEDLVFGVEMFKIFGQVLEFVTMFDGNGWNHVSRNHAARDIDASSCMTKSMAVLRL, encoded by the coding sequence ATGGCCTCGGGAGAACTGATTGATCAGGAACGCGAGTCTTTGAGCGTGTCCAAACGTCTAGTTAGAAGTATGAGCCAGAAATGGAAAAGAATGGGAAACAGAAGCGAGGGTTGTGTGGAGGGTGATGCAGCTGGGGTGTCGTTGAGTTGCCTGACTCTCTACGGTAGAGTTGGAGGGTGCAAAGTAGGCGCTGACACGGGCGAAGAATTTGGGGAGACAGGGTGTAGGAGGTGGTCGAGTGGGAGTGATGAAGGAAAGGGATACATTGCAATGTGTGGAAACGAGGAAGCAACAGTCGATTGCTTTTCATATGGTAGGAAAGAGAAGCTGTGGAGGAAGAACAACCGGAGGCTCTTGAAATCTCAAGAGAGGGATAGCTTGAACGCTCACCTCCCGGACGATGTTCTGGAGATGTGCTTGGTTAGGCTCCCGTTGAGAAGTCTCATGAACGCGCGTCTTGTCTGCAAGAAGTGGAGGAGCTTGACAACGACTCGTAGGTTCATGCAGACGAGGAGGGAGTGCTCGTTCGAGAGTCCGTGGTTGTTTCTGTTTGGCATTGTTAAAGACGGATTCTGTATGGGAGAGGTGCACGCGTTGGATGTTTCCCTAAAGGAATGGCACAAGATCGATTCGCCTGCTCTCAAGGGGAGGTTTCTGTTCTCTGTCTCGAGTATCCTCGACAATATTTACATAGTTGGGGGTCGTTCGAGCCTCGCCAATTCCGGTAGGGTGGATCGCAGCTCGTTCAAGACACATAGGAGCGTGATATTGTTCAACCCGTTAAGTAAATCATCCCGTAAAGTTGCGTCCATGAACCACCCTCGTTCATCTCCGGTTCTCGGGATCTCGGAGGTTAAACCGAATTGTTTGATAATCAGAAACCAGGTAGCTCAGCCGGAGAGACGTTTCCACAGGTCGAGAGTTGGTGGTGTGTCGGATGTTTACGAGGATCCTCACCGGCTTTCAGTTAGACGCCAGACGAGGAGCTCTCAAGACGAAAATGAGAGCTCCGCGTCATTCCACAGTGTCAAGCCGCACGTACAGCAAAAGCTGGAGAATGTTCGGCGCAGTAAAGAAGGTCGAAAATTTGTTCTCATCGCCGTAGGGGGTCTCGGATCGTGGGACGAGCCGCTCGATTCGGGTGAGATCTACGACCCTGCTTCAAATAAATGGACCGATATCCCAAGAATCCCTCTAGACTTCGGTTTGGCTTGCTCCGGCGTCGTTTGCAACGGGATCTTCTATGTCTACTCGGAAAGCGACCGGCTCGCCGGGTACGACATCGAGCGGGGATACTGGATCAGGATTCAGACGACCCTGACTCCGTCCCGCGTACACGAGTACACTCCGAAGCTTGTCTCGTGCAAGGGCCGCCTCCTTATGCTCTCCGTATCGTGGTGCGAGGGCGACGGGCAGATCGGGAGGAGGAACAAGGCGATTCGGAAGCTTTGGGAGCTCGATCTCGCGAACCATTCTTGGAAGGCGGTCTCCGTGCACCCGGACGCTCCAATGGACTGGAATGCTGCGTTCGTGGCCGATGAAGATCTCGTCTTCGGAGTCGAGATGTTCAAGATTTTCGGGCAGGTTCTCGAGTTTGTGACAATGTTCGATGGCAACGGCTGGAACCACGTCTCGAGGAACCACGCGGCCCGTGACATCGACGCTTCGTCGTGCATGACCAAATCGATGGCTGTGCTGCGCTTGTAA
- the LOC121765166 gene encoding U-box domain-containing protein 44-like yields the protein MDGNWYVSYEKGVQSDDSHHFDRLYLEPIYDAFICPLTKQVMRDPVTLENGQTFEREAIEKWFKECRENSRKMVCPLTLRELRSTELNPSISLRNTIEEWNARSEAAQVDMARRSLSLSTPESDIIQALKFIQGLCLKSHLNKHMIRHEELIPMIVDMLKSSSQRVRSKALETIQIVVEDNDDNKDITAEGDTVRTVVKFLSHEQSKEREEAVALLYELSKSERLCEKIGSINGAILILVGMASSNSEDVLTVEKAEQTLENLARCENNVRQMAECGRLQPLLHLLLEGSVETKLSMAALLGELVLDNEVKVFVARTAGFSLINLMKSNDVKSREAALKALNQISSDDTSAKVLIEADILPPLVQDLFTVGVKQLPMRLKEISATILANVVNSGYHFDSIEVGPDHQSLVSEEVIHNLLHLISNTGPAIGCKLLEVLVGLTASPSTVHSVVSAIKSSGAIMSLVQFVETPQRDLRLAPIKLLRNLSPHMGQELADCLHGASGTLGSLIRVTSENVGITEEQAAAVGLLADLPERDAGLTRRMLAEGAFELFISRVTRIRQGETRGSRFMTPYLEGLVKVLSRITFALSDESGAARPLCREHNLAALFIDLLQMNGLDNVQMVSAMALENLSQETKNLTRLPEFAPPGFCATIFSCMSKPPIITGLCKVHRGTCSLRETFCILEGQAVDKLAALLDHTNENVVEASLAALCTLLDDEVDIDNGVQALLDVEGVKPILDVLVEKRTDSLRRRAVWAVERLLRNNEITSEVSDSPNVCSALVDAFQHGDYLTRQIAERALRRVDKIPNFSGIFANK from the exons ATGGACGGGAACTGGTACGTCAGCTACGAGAAGGGTGTTCAATCAGACGACAGCCACCATTTTGACAGGTTATATCTGGAACCGATCTATGATGCGTTTATATGCCCCTTGACGAAGCAGGTGATGCGGGATCCCGTGACCTTGGAAAACGGGCAGACATTCGAGAGAGAGGCCATTGAGAAATGGTTCAAGGAGTGCAGGGAGAACAGCAGGAAGATGGTGTGCCCGTTAACGCTGAGGGAGTTGAGAAGCACTGAACTGAATCCGAGCATATCATTGAGGAACACAATTGAGGAATGGAATGCAAGGAGCGAGGCAGCTCAGGTCGACATGGCTCGTAGATCCTTATCCCTGTCGACCCCGGAGAGTGATATCATACAGGCTCTGAAATTCATCCAGGGCCTCTGCCTGAAAAGCCACTTGAACAAGCACATGATCCGCCACGAAGAGCTGATACCCATGATTGTTGACATGCTGAAGAGCAGCAGTCAGAGGGTCCGGAGCAAAGCTCTGGAAACGATTCAGATTGTGGTGGAGGACAACGATGATAATAAG GATATAACTGCGGAAGGTGACACGGTAAGAACAGTGGTGAAGTTCCTATCTCACGAGCAGtcgaaagagagagaagaagctgTTGCTTTGCTGTATGAGCTCTCTAAATCAGAGAGGCTATGTGAGAAGATTGGATCTATTAATGGAGCTATTCTCATTTTGGTAGGTATGGCTAGCAGCAACTCGGAAGACGTCTTGACAGTCGAAAAGGCTGAACAGACACTAGAAAACCTCGCTCGTTGTGAGAACAACGTGCGACAGATGGCCGAATGCGGCAGATTGCAGCCCCTTCTGCACCTGCTACTCGAAGGATCTGTGGAAACCAAACTGTCGATGGCAGCATTGCTCGGTGAGCTGGTGCTGGACAACGAGGTGAAGGTGTTCGTGGCCAGGACAGCCGGTTTCTCGCTGATCAATCTGATGAAGAGTAATGATGTGAAGTCGAGGGAGGCCGCGTTGAAGGCTCTGAACCAGATCTCGTCGGATGACACAAGCGCGAAGGTTCTGATCGAGGCGGATATCCTTCCGCCCCTCGTTCAGGATCTCTTCACTGTCGGGGTCAAGCAGCTTCCGATGCGGCTGAAGGAGATTTCGGCTACGATTCTTGCAAATGTGGTGAACTCGGGCTACCATTTTGACTCGATCGAGGTTGGACCAGACCACCAGAGTCTCGTGTCGGAGGAGGTCATTCATAACCTCCTACATCTCATCAGCAACACTGGCCCTGCGATCGGGTGCAAGCTCCTCGAAGTGCTCGTCGGCCTCACTGCATCGCCCTCCACCGTGCATAGCGTTGTCTCCGCCATCAAAAGCTCCGGTGCTATCATGAGCTTGGTACAGTTTGTCGAGACGCCTCAGCGAGATCTGAGGCTCGCACCGATCAAGCTTCTTCGGAACCTCTCGCCGCACATGGGGCAGGAGCTGGCCGACTGCTTGCACGGCGCGTCTGGGACACTCGGGAGCCTGATCAGGGTGACGTCGGAGAACGTAGGGATAACCGAGGAGCAGGCAGCAGCGGTCGGACTACTAGCCGATCTCCCGGAGAGAGATGCCGGCCTTACGAGGCGGATGCTGGCCGAGGGTGCGTTCGAGCTCTTCATCTCGAGAGTAACAAGGATCCGGCAAGGGGAGACCAGAGGGAGCCGGTTCATGACTCCGTATCTTGAAGGGCTCGTCAAGGTTCTATCAAGGATCACATTCGCCCTATCTGATGAGTCCGGTGCCGCCCGCCCGCTCTGCCGCGAGCACAACCTCGCCGCCCTCTTCATCGACCTCCTCCAAATGAACGGCCTCGACAACGTGCAGATGGTATCGGCTATGGCGTTGGAAAACCTATCGCAAGAGACGAAGAACTTGACGAGGCTGCCGGAGTTTGCCCCTCCCGGCTTCTGTGCCACGATCTTCTCCTGCATGAGCAAGCCTCCGATCATCACCGGGCTCTGCAAGGTCCACCGCGGCACGTGCTCGTTGAGAGAGACGTTCTGCATCCTGGAAGGGCAGGCCGTGGACAAGCTCGCCGCGCTGCTCGACCACACCAACGAGAACGTGGTCGAGGCATCGCTCGCAGCTCTGTGCACCCTGTTGGATGACGAGGTTGACATAGACAATGGCGTGCAGGCGTTGCTCGACGTGGAAGGAGTGAAGCCTATACTCGACGTGCTGGTCGAGAAACGGACGGACAGCCTGAGAAGGAGGGCCGTCTGGGCAGTGGAGCGACTGCTGAGAAACAACGAGATCACCAGCGAAGTATCGGACAGTCCCAACGTCTGCTCAGCGCTCGTGGACGCGTTCCAACACGGAGACTACCTGACCCGACAGATCGCCGAGCGCGCATTGAGGCGTGTAGACAAGATCCCGAACTTCTCAGGAATCTTTGCAAACAAGTAG